AGTTGAATCTACCGGGTTTACCGTTACGCTGGTGTACCTTTGATGAAATACCCGATAATTCAATTATCGGGTGTTGTTTTTCTAATGAACTCGTGGATGCCTTTCCAGTGCATCAAGTTGTGCTGGAAAAGGGAAAGCTTCGGGAAGTGTATGTGACAACGGTAACGACAGAAGGAGATGAGATTCATTTTGGCGAAGTTACCAATGATAGTTCTACACCTCAGTTAAACGAGTATTTTCAATGGATAGGAATTGATTTATATTCAGGTGCGTATCCAGATGGCTATCGAACTGAAGTGAATTTGGCAGCGTTGGATTGGATGGAGACGATTACCAATAAGCTACAACGAGGATTTTTGCTCACGATTGACTATGGGTATTCTGCCGATCGCTATTATTTACCCGTCCGACATCAGGGAACATTAAAATGCTATTATCGTCACCGCCATCATGATAATCCTTATGTAAATGTTGGGCAACAAGATATTACCGCTCATGTGAATTTTACGGCGTTGGAACGGCAAGGAGAATTGTCTGGATTACAAACCGTAGAATTGACTAAACAAGGGTTGTTTTTAATGGCATTAGGATTAGGCGATCGCATCTCAGCACTGTCAGGATTAGGAAGCCATCAGGGACAAGCGATGGCGGGGGCGCAGGATGTGATTAGAATTATGCAGCGTCGGGATGCTTTACATCAACTGATCGATCCTACGGGATTGGGCGGTTTTACTGTGCTAGTGCAGTGTAAAGGGTTGAGTCTAGAAAAAGCGCGATCGCTCAAAGGATTAATGATTCCGCCAATGGTTTAATTTGTCATTCGTTATTTGTCATTTGTCATACTCGCTTTCATCGAGAAGCAAGCTACATCATTCGTCATTTGTCACCGAAATACCCTTTGATTATTCTCCGCGCCGATGAGCCATTTTAGGAGTGAAATCAACTCACCATTAAGTCACAAAACCCCCTTAGAACTGGGAATCATTTCAGCGCGACGGGGATCAATTTCTGTTGCCATACGGACCGATCGCGCAAAGGCTTTAAATGTGGCTTCGATAATATGATGAGAATTAATTCCATCCAGTTGGCGGATGTGCAACGTCATTTGGCTATGGTTCACCAATGCGACAAAGAATTCCCGCACCAGTTGCGTGTCATAGGTGCCAACCCGTTGAGTGGGAATCTCCAAGCCATAGCTTAAATGAGGACGCCCCGAAAAATCCAGTGCCACTTGGACTAATGCCTCATCTAAGGGTGCGATAAAATGACCAAAACGGACAATCCCTTTGCGATCGCTTAATGCTTGAGCAAACGCCTGTCCCAGTGTAATGCCCACGTCTTCATTGGTATGGTGATCGTCAATTTCGATATCACCCGTGGCTTTCACGTCTAAATCAATTAACCCATGAGAGGATAGCTGATGCAACATGTGATCCAAAAAGGGGATACCTGTGTCCGCACGACAGGTTCCTGTACCATTGAAATTCAGGCTAACCTGGACATCGGTTTCACCCGTGGTACGTCTCACGGTTGCTGTCCGGGCGGGGAATAGAGGACGTTGAGAGTGGGAATTGATAGCTGTGCGATCGCTGGTTTGCATAGTCGCTTCTGATATGAGAACACCGTCTATTATTCTCTCACAGGAAAGAGCGGCAGGGTGGAAGCCCCTCTCCCTCTTCTTCCTGATCTCCCTTCTCCCAATCTCTTCCCTTAGTTACTAACCCAATTCACATGAGCGTGCTACAGTAACCCTAGACACTGGCAATAACGCCAACTTAATGAGAAGGAGAACACAACTATGCCAGATACTCAGGGTTTACTCCAGGCATTTGGTGAAGTCCACGATAATCCCATCTTACTGGAAGCCCTCTTGGGGGGTCTAGAGGTAGCATAGTAGGTCTCTACTCTCGGAGCGTCGTTATCTGATCTGACAGGAATCTGATCTGGCAGGAAGTTGAACCATGATTGGTGCTATTGAAGAACTACTAAATTTCCCAGGAACCACAGTTATTGGCTATCAGCTTATAGAAGGCTTTATTTGTCTTCATCTCAAATTATTAAGTTGGGATTCGGGCGGGTTTTGTTGTTTGGTTTGAGGTGGGTTTCTTGATTTTGTCCCTAAACCCGCCCCTACATATTATTAGGCATTTTCACGTTTAACCCTCTTCCCCATCTTCCCCCTGGGTGTTTGCAGTCAAAGCATCCGGGAAAGCGATCGCTTTCGTTGGGAACTGTATAGGAGAATCTATTGTGCTTTCCGATATCATGGTATCCCTAACCCCCAGCATTTACCCCCAGGTAACCCTACCCAACACCACTCCCATGGCTAGTGAACCCCTCGACTACCCGCTTCTCTTACTCACCCATCTAGTCTGTGCCGATCGCC
The nucleotide sequence above comes from Coleofasciculus chthonoplastes PCC 7420. Encoded proteins:
- a CDS encoding class I SAM-dependent methyltransferase — protein: MSLSPQDKSLRHLIADTIVATPNRRISFAEYMDLVLYHPQQGYYATGAVNIGSEGDFFTSSHLGHDFGELLAEQFAQIWEILEYPEPFTLVEMGAGQGLVAADVLNYLYRQYPDCFAALDYIIVEKAAGLISKQQQVLTQLNLPGLPLRWCTFDEIPDNSIIGCCFSNELVDAFPVHQVVLEKGKLREVYVTTVTTEGDEIHFGEVTNDSSTPQLNEYFQWIGIDLYSGAYPDGYRTEVNLAALDWMETITNKLQRGFLLTIDYGYSADRYYLPVRHQGTLKCYYRHRHHDNPYVNVGQQDITAHVNFTALERQGELSGLQTVELTKQGLFLMALGLGDRISALSGLGSHQGQAMAGAQDVIRIMQRRDALHQLIDPTGLGGFTVLVQCKGLSLEKARSLKGLMIPPMV
- the hisB gene encoding imidazoleglycerol-phosphate dehydratase HisB, which encodes MQTSDRTAINSHSQRPLFPARTATVRRTTGETDVQVSLNFNGTGTCRADTGIPFLDHMLHQLSSHGLIDLDVKATGDIEIDDHHTNEDVGITLGQAFAQALSDRKGIVRFGHFIAPLDEALVQVALDFSGRPHLSYGLEIPTQRVGTYDTQLVREFFVALVNHSQMTLHIRQLDGINSHHIIEATFKAFARSVRMATEIDPRRAEMIPSSKGVL